One window from the genome of Pseudomonas fluorescens encodes:
- a CDS encoding ABC transporter permease, with the protein MSTASFSIWTTRAASATRRGGSVAVTLLGLLLLTFFIGRVMPLDPVLAIVGPDADASAYAQVYKELGLDKPLWTQFAIYLGDLLHGDFGMALLTGNPVITDIARVFPATLELATLAILFGVVAGLPLGVYAATHQGRAGDHVARLITLFGYSTPIFWIGMMAFLVFYAWLGWAGGVGRIGLAYDGLIPKHTGLLLIDTAWSGDWEAFRSALRHILLPAVILSFNSVAYISRMTRSFMLEQLSQEYIITARVKGLSQRRIVWGHAFGNIRVQLLTIVALAYGGLLEGAVLIETVFAWPGFGQYLTSSLLLGDMNAVMACVLLIGLIFVTLNLISDALYKIFDPRTR; encoded by the coding sequence ATGTCGACTGCATCCTTTTCAATCTGGACCACCCGGGCCGCTTCGGCGACCCGGCGCGGCGGCTCGGTGGCGGTGACGCTGCTGGGGTTGCTGCTGCTGACCTTTTTCATCGGGCGAGTGATGCCCCTGGATCCGGTGCTGGCCATCGTCGGCCCGGACGCCGACGCCTCGGCCTACGCCCAGGTGTACAAAGAACTGGGCCTGGACAAGCCGTTGTGGACCCAGTTCGCGATCTACCTCGGCGACTTGCTGCACGGTGACTTCGGCATGGCCTTGTTGACCGGCAACCCGGTCATCACCGACATCGCCCGGGTCTTCCCGGCGACGTTGGAACTGGCGACCCTGGCCATCCTGTTCGGCGTGGTGGCGGGCTTGCCGCTGGGTGTCTACGCGGCGACGCATCAGGGCCGTGCTGGTGACCATGTCGCGCGGCTGATCACGCTGTTCGGTTACTCCACGCCGATTTTCTGGATCGGCATGATGGCCTTCCTGGTGTTCTACGCCTGGCTGGGATGGGCTGGCGGCGTCGGGCGCATCGGTCTGGCCTATGACGGGCTGATCCCGAAACACACCGGATTGTTGTTGATCGATACCGCCTGGTCCGGCGACTGGGAGGCCTTTCGCAGCGCCCTGCGGCACATCCTGTTGCCGGCGGTGATCCTCAGCTTCAACTCGGTCGCCTACATCAGCCGCATGACTCGCAGCTTCATGCTCGAGCAACTGTCCCAGGAATACATCATCACGGCGCGGGTCAAGGGATTGTCCCAACGGCGGATCGTCTGGGGTCATGCCTTCGGCAACATTCGCGTGCAGTTGTTGACCATCGTCGCCCTGGCTTATGGCGGCCTGCTGGAAGGTGCGGTGCTGATCGAAACCGTGTTCGCCTGGCCGGGCTTCGGCCAGTACCTGACCAGCAGTTTGCTGCTCGGCGACATGAACGCGGTGATGGCCTGCGTGCTGCTGATCGGCCTCATCTTCGTGACGCTGAACCTGATCAGCGATGCGCTGTACAAGATCTTCGACCCGAGGACTCGCTAA